In the Planktothrix serta PCC 8927 genome, one interval contains:
- a CDS encoding Tex family protein, whose translation MLNIPKILAQELSLRPFQVENALQLFSEGATIPFVARYRKELTGSLDEIQLRDLSERYTYLTELEDRKKSILEAIASQDKLTDELRDKIETCLQKTELEDLYLPYKPKRRTRATVAKEKGLEPLAEFIANFNQPNSPTVALELEAEKYISEEKGVKTVEDALNGASDILAEIVSEKANLRAYLREYLMNNGVFSSLVKEDYPEGTTKFEMYRQYRENVQDIKPHNLLALFRGETEGILKVEIEFDQDFVLSYLESQEIKTKNSVIRKFYQPMLKDAFNRLMKTSLMSEVRSDRKAYADLESIKTFEANLRELLLASPAGMKPTLAIDPGFRTGCKVSVLSETGKFCEYHTIFPYQAEGQRQDAAKKIKQLIDKYKIELIAIGNGTAGRETDEFITEIIAKLDRKPIKVMVNESGASIYSASDVARQEFPDLDLTVRGAISIGRRLQDPLAELVKIDPKSIGVGQYQHDVDQKLLKKKLDDTVESCVNYVGVELNTASKELLTFVSGITPAVAQNIVNYRNENGAFKTRKELLKVAKLGPKAFQQAAGFLRIRGAVNPLDNTAVHPESYKVVEVMAKDLGVSLNNISQFKDKIKSVKLDKYVTDTIGIPTLKDIINELEKPGRDPRAEFKYATFKEGIKEISDLKIGMELEGSVTNVVAFGAFVDIGVHQDGLVHISQIADQFVDDPNKFVKVGQVVKVRVMEINEKLKRISLTMKL comes from the coding sequence ATGCTCAATATTCCCAAAATCCTCGCACAAGAACTGTCTCTTAGACCCTTTCAAGTGGAAAACGCGCTACAATTGTTTTCTGAGGGTGCAACGATTCCTTTTGTGGCGCGGTATCGGAAAGAACTCACAGGTTCTTTGGATGAAATTCAACTGCGGGATCTCTCAGAACGTTATACCTATTTAACGGAATTAGAAGACCGGAAAAAAAGTATTTTAGAAGCGATCGCCTCCCAAGATAAACTAACTGATGAACTGCGAGATAAAATTGAAACTTGTTTACAAAAAACGGAATTAGAAGATTTATATTTACCCTATAAACCCAAACGAAGAACTCGCGCCACCGTTGCTAAAGAAAAAGGATTAGAACCTTTAGCTGAATTTATTGCTAATTTTAATCAACCCAATTCTCCAACCGTTGCGTTAGAACTGGAAGCCGAGAAATATATTTCTGAAGAAAAAGGCGTTAAAACCGTTGAAGATGCTTTAAATGGAGCTTCTGATATTTTAGCAGAAATCGTGTCAGAAAAAGCAAATTTACGAGCCTATTTGAGAGAATATTTAATGAATAATGGGGTATTTTCATCCTTAGTAAAAGAGGATTACCCCGAAGGAACAACTAAATTTGAAATGTACCGCCAATATCGAGAAAATGTACAGGATATTAAACCCCATAATTTGTTAGCGTTATTTCGCGGAGAAACAGAAGGAATCTTAAAAGTTGAAATTGAATTTGATCAGGATTTTGTTCTTTCTTATTTAGAATCTCAGGAAATTAAAACCAAAAATTCAGTTATTAGAAAATTTTATCAACCGATGTTAAAAGATGCCTTTAATCGGTTAATGAAAACTTCGTTAATGAGTGAAGTTAGAAGCGATCGCAAAGCCTACGCCGATTTAGAATCAATTAAAACCTTTGAAGCCAATTTAAGAGAATTATTACTCGCCTCACCTGCGGGAATGAAACCCACATTAGCCATTGACCCAGGGTTTAGAACCGGATGCAAAGTTTCAGTTTTATCCGAAACGGGAAAATTCTGTGAATATCATACTATTTTTCCCTATCAAGCAGAAGGTCAACGTCAAGATGCTGCGAAAAAGATTAAACAATTAATCGATAAATATAAAATAGAATTAATTGCTATTGGAAACGGAACCGCCGGACGAGAAACCGATGAATTTATAACAGAAATTATTGCTAAATTAGACCGGAAACCGATAAAAGTTATGGTAAATGAATCCGGTGCATCGATTTATTCGGCGAGTGACGTGGCGCGACAAGAATTCCCCGATTTAGACTTAACGGTGCGGGGTGCGATTAGTATCGGACGACGGTTACAAGATCCCTTAGCAGAATTGGTTAAAATTGACCCGAAATCTATAGGAGTTGGACAATATCAACATGATGTCGATCAAAAATTATTGAAGAAAAAACTCGATGATACCGTCGAAAGTTGCGTTAACTATGTGGGAGTGGAATTAAATACCGCCTCCAAAGAATTATTAACCTTTGTATCAGGAATTACGCCAGCAGTGGCTCAGAATATTGTTAATTATCGCAATGAAAATGGAGCTTTTAAAACCCGAAAAGAATTGTTAAAAGTAGCAAAATTAGGCCCTAAAGCCTTTCAACAGGCGGCAGGATTTTTAAGAATTCGAGGAGCGGTTAACCCTTTAGATAATACCGCCGTGCACCCGGAAAGTTATAAGGTGGTGGAAGTTATGGCGAAGGATTTAGGGGTTTCCTTAAATAATATTAGCCAATTTAAGGATAAAATTAAATCTGTTAAACTGGATAAATATGTTACTGACACCATTGGAATTCCGACCTTAAAAGACATTATTAATGAACTTGAAAAACCTGGACGAGATCCCCGTGCGGAGTTCAAATATGCCACGTTTAAAGAAGGAATTAAAGAAATATCAGATTTAAAAATAGGAATGGAATTAGAAGGAAGTGTGACGAATGTAGTTGCTTTTGGTGCATTTGTTGATATTGGAGTTCATCAAGATGGGTTAGTTCATATTTCCCAAATCGCGGATCAATTTGTTGATGACCCAAATAAATTTGTTAAAGTGGGTCAAGTGGTGAAAGTACGGGTAATGGAAATTAACGAGAAGTTAAAACGGATTAGTTTAACAATGAAATTGTAG